The Phragmites australis chromosome 15, lpPhrAust1.1, whole genome shotgun sequence genome window below encodes:
- the LOC133893304 gene encoding uncharacterized protein LOC133893304, whose protein sequence is MCCKRGTQAYFVDAYCCVEESRLSYYRTKSFQQKYRTAPSNEIRESVNRGITEASEAGQKVVLPSSHVGGPRYLYQNYLDYVALCRRYGCPDLFITFTSNPLWSEVTESLAFIPGQHASDRLDIVDRIFHMKLNLLIDDIVKKGFFGTIIAVVYTIEFQKRGLPHAHLIVWLDKDGPLTSDNIDKLISAQLPDPSIDPVGFEVVTSFMIHGPCSAANPACSCMIDGECSKHYPKEYCDKTTILQNGHVRYARPDNGITAKKNDTDLDNQFVVPHNVDLLVKYQAHINVERVNRDGMEKYLFKYMAKGFDCSRVGLQRTRE, encoded by the exons ATGTGTTGCAAGAGAGGAACACAAGCTTATTTTGTTGATGCCTATTGTTGTGTGGAAGAATCTCGATTAAGTTACTATAGGACCAAATCATTTCAACAAAAGTATAGAACGGCTCCATCCAACGAAATTCGTGAAAGTGTGAATAGGGGCATCACAGAAGCATCAGAGGCTGGTCAAAAAGTTGTTTTGCCTTCTTCCCATGTTGGAGGGCCTCGGTATCTATACCAAAATTACCTTGATTATGTTGCTCTGTGTCGAAGATATGGTTGCCCTGATTTGTTTATCACTTTCACATCAAACC CTTTATGGTCAGAAGTAACAGAGTCATTGGCTTTCATCCCTGGCCAACATGCAAGTGACAGGCTTGATATCGTTGACCGTATATTTCATATGAAGCTAAATCTATTGATAGATGACATTGTGAAGAAAGGATTTTTCGGCACTATCATAGCAG TTGTATACACAATTGAATTCCAGAAGCGTGGTCTTCCACATGCTCATCTTATAGTATGGTTAGACAAGGATGGACCGCTAACATCTGATAATATTGACAAACTCATATCCGCACAACTACCAGATCCTTCTATTGATCCAGTTGGTTTTGAGGTTGTTACATCATTTATGATCCATGGCCCTTGCAGTGCTGCTAATCCGGCCTGCTCATGCATGATTGACGGTGAATGTTCCAAGCACTATCCCAAAGAATATTGCGACAAAACAACAATCTTGCAGAATGGCCATGTCCGGTATGCCCGGCCAGATAACGGTATTACTGCAAAAAAGAATGACACCGATCTTGATAACCAATTTGTTGTACCCCATAACGTTGACTTATTGGTTAAGTATCAAGCGCACATAAATGTGGAAAGAGTTAATCGTGATGGAATGGAAAAATACCTATTCAAGTATATGGCCAAAGGCTTTGATTGTTCTAGGGTGGGCCTCCAGCGTACACGAGAATAA
- the LOC133892996 gene encoding uncharacterized protein LOC133892996, translating to MSTPAEASTPNTRRKRWCLSTSASAPDPSADFPASFHVPSRRSIRCCLPAQPTEFDGMMSVPAEASIANTHRKRRQPAIASSAPVAQRSVRRRTISSHPNTMSSDLHLSINTCSPSISQAIQAPFNAHQLYTKSGHTNSVNTKSGHTNSVNTKSRHTRSVNTK from the exons ATGTCGACCCCTGCTGAGGCATCAACACCTAATACACGTCGTAAACGTTGGTGCCTTTCCACATCTGCATCAGCTCCAG ATCCTAGTGCTGACTTCCCCGCAAGTTTCCATGTGCCATCAAGGCGCTCTATTCGTTGTTGTCTGCCTGCTCAGCCTACTG AATTTGATGGAATGATGTCAGTCCCTGCGGAGGCATCAATAGCGAATACACATCGCAAGCGCAGACAGCCTGCCATTGCTTCATCAGCTCCAG TAGCACAACGGTCTGTCCGTCGGCGAACTATTTCTTCCCATCCAAACACTATGAGTTCTGATCTGCATCTCTCAATAAACACATGTTCACCGTCGATCTCTCAAGCCATACAAGCTCCATTTAATGCACATCAAC TGTATACAAAATCGGGACATACAAACTCGGTGAATACAAAATCGGGGCATACAAACTCGGTGAATACAAAATCGAGGCATACAAGATCCGTGAATACAAAATGA